Proteins encoded together in one Synechococcus sp. A15-62 window:
- the pheA gene encoding prephenate dehydratase produces MPTRLAFLGPAGTYGEQAARVLIEQDALEDVQLMPCVGLRSVVEQLAGGECDAAVVPIENSVEGGVTATLDALWSHPELCIRRALVLPIQHALLGSGPLSRVTEVLSHPQALAQCSGWLAQHLPDALQLPTSSTAEAARMVAGSPFRAAIASQTAAHEHGLDQLAFPVNDVAGNRTRFLLLRRGQRTEHGDVASLAFSLHRNAPGALLEALACLAERGLNMSRIESRPSKRELGEYVFFVDVDLPPVPSTALAELIAQLQPLCEHLAHFGAYPSSDLSGS; encoded by the coding sequence ATGCCTACACGTCTCGCATTTCTTGGCCCAGCCGGGACCTATGGCGAGCAGGCCGCCCGGGTGCTGATCGAACAGGACGCTCTCGAGGATGTTCAGCTGATGCCCTGCGTTGGGCTTCGATCGGTTGTGGAACAGCTGGCGGGGGGGGAGTGTGATGCAGCCGTTGTCCCGATTGAGAACTCGGTTGAGGGGGGGGTGACAGCGACCCTCGATGCGCTGTGGTCCCACCCCGAGCTTTGTATTCGCAGAGCTTTGGTACTGCCGATTCAGCACGCTTTGCTGGGCAGTGGGCCGCTCAGCAGAGTCACCGAAGTGCTGTCCCACCCGCAGGCTCTGGCCCAGTGCAGTGGCTGGTTGGCCCAGCATCTGCCCGATGCCTTGCAACTGCCCACCTCATCCACGGCTGAAGCAGCTCGCATGGTGGCGGGCAGTCCCTTCCGTGCTGCGATCGCCTCCCAGACCGCTGCCCATGAACACGGGTTGGATCAGCTGGCCTTCCCCGTTAATGATGTTGCGGGCAACCGCACCCGTTTTCTGCTGTTGCGTCGTGGGCAGCGCACTGAGCATGGCGATGTGGCCAGTCTGGCGTTCTCGCTGCATCGCAATGCGCCGGGGGCCCTGCTTGAGGCACTGGCCTGTTTGGCTGAGCGGGGCCTGAACATGAGTCGGATTGAATCACGACCGTCCAAACGGGAGCTGGGGGAATACGTCTTTTTTGTGGATGTGGATCTTCCGCCGGTGCCCTCAACGGCTCTGGCGGAGCTGATCGCCCAGTTGCAGCCTCTGTGTGAGCATCTCGCCCATTTCGGTGCTTACCCCAGCAGCGATTTGAGTGGCTCTTGA